The genomic stretch TGACCGTGCTGGGGTCTTGATCGGTATCGGTGCGCGGCATGATTATCCTATCAGGTAAAGCGTGGCCGCAGGGGCGGCGATGCGCTCGTCGATATGCAGGCCAAGCGCCTCTTTTTTCTCGATGAACCGCGTCCAGAGCAGGCTGCCGGTATCAACTGCGAAAAAGGCAGTATCTGGCTTGTCGCGCAATTCGGGCGGGGCCACAGGAAGATGGGTCAGCCGCACACCTTGTAGCCCGAGCGTGACCAGCTCTGGCATTGCCGATATCCCGGCAAGCTTGCACGCCTTGGGGACCAGCTCGCCAAGTTTGCGGTCCTGTCCCGGATCAGAAATCGCAAGAATGGGCCGCCGCCCTTCGTCCAAAAGGCGCTGTGGCACGACGAGCCGCAGCAGGCGACGTTTTTCAAACAGCTCTCCATTCCAAATGAGGCTGATCACATTGGCATGCGCTTCAAGCGTCAGATGTCCGCGCAGCTGGGTGATGATCTTTTCAAAGGCACCGGTCGGGTCCAGCGGGTTCCACAAGACATCGGGCTTGGTGGTGCGGGCCGCATGGGCATCAAGCCCTGCAAGCAATTCAGCCAGCAGCCCGTATAACCGCCGCGGCGACATCCAGGGATGATGCTGGGCAGCCTGCAAGGCGATAATCGAGCGGTTGAGCAGTTCCAATTCCAACCGCTCACCGAACAGACTGGCCGAAGATTGCGCCCCTTGCGCCAGGCGCAACCGCATCGCCGCGTTATTGGCACGCGCGCGGGCTAGGGACAGGATTTCCTGAAGCCGTGCCAGCAGGCGCTGCGACGCCCCGATCGCAATGCACACAGCGAGATATGTATCGTCAAGAACTACCCGCCCCTCGGCCGTTTTTTCCAATATGCGTGCAAAGGGTATGCAGGCATAGCCCGACAGATCATCGGACGCCAGTTTCAGGCAGGCACCCGGCGCGGCAAGCTCGGCCTCGACCGGGGGCGCATCCGCATCGGTGATGTCATCAAGCAGCGCATCGCGCACCACCCAACGATGCAGCCCGCGCGTCTCGCCAACGATGGTGATGCCGCCATTGTGCAACGGCACGGCGAGCAGCAAAATCTGATCGACCGTGCCATCCGGCACATCCAAAAACAATTCACCGGCCAGATCGAAATAGGTCTGATCGGGAAACAGGCCTGCGGCCTCACTCACGACGACCTTTCCGGTGGCCAGCAGGTCCTGATTGATCCGGATACGGCTTAGGCCAAA from Yoonia vestfoldensis encodes the following:
- the tssK gene encoding type VI secretion system baseplate subunit TssK — translated: MTAGMIVWREGMFIAPQHLQHLDRELRASMASLGRLDLSGDDFGLSRIRINQDLLATGKVVVSEAAGLFPDQTYFDLAGELFLDVPDGTVDQILLLAVPLHNGGITIVGETRGLHRWVVRDALLDDITDADAPPVEAELAAPGACLKLASDDLSGYACIPFARILEKTAEGRVVLDDTYLAVCIAIGASQRLLARLQEILSLARARANNAAMRLRLAQGAQSSASLFGERLELELLNRSIIALQAAQHHPWMSPRRLYGLLAELLAGLDAHAARTTKPDVLWNPLDPTGAFEKIITQLRGHLTLEAHANVISLIWNGELFEKRRLLRLVVPQRLLDEGRRPILAISDPGQDRKLGELVPKACKLAGISAMPELVTLGLQGVRLTHLPVAPPELRDKPDTAFFAVDTGSLLWTRFIEKKEALGLHIDERIAAPAATLYLIG